From the Candidatus Bathyarchaeota archaeon genome, the window TCCAGAAGTTCCGCTTTGAGGCTTTGGAAAACCTTTGTTTTCATTTTCACTTGAATGGTCCGATGTTTTGTATGAAATGCAGCTGAGACTTCGCTGAGATTTGTTACAGTTATGTTGCCTTTTCCAAGTGTGCATCCTGTTGCCACCTGTATGCCGTCGACTACACAGGATAAGGGTGGTTTGTTCCCGGTATTTACAGTCACAGATAGGTCGCTGAATCCGTTCGATTTGAGAGTCTGTTTTGCTAACAATCCCATTCGAACTCCGATTGTCAAGAACGGGCCGAGGTGGCCGTGGAATTCCGCTGCTTTTTTCAGTATATCTTTCAGTTCTATGTTCAT encodes:
- a CDS encoding formylmethanofuran dehydrogenase — protein: MTSGQNMNIELKDILKKAAEFHGHLGPFLTIGVRMGLLAKQTLKSNGFSDLSVTVNTGNKPPLSCVVDGIQVATGCTLGKGNITVTNLSEVSAAFHTKHRTIQVKMKTKVFQSLKAELLDGGPERMEETARKISSIPDAKLFSIEGLTEKAFMKLKRNM